One window of the Flavobacteriaceae bacterium YJPT1-3 genome contains the following:
- a CDS encoding M56 family metallopeptidase produces MIWVYLIKSTLCMLLFLGFYKLALEPITLHHFKRFYLLASLVAALLFPTITFYETVVVDPATLDAAPYQIQVPTTESMSQQALFSWNKVALLLYLIGVALFSWRLLKNLHQLYLKIKTSEQIPQKEFNLALIRQDVSPHSFLRWILLSRKQYYARQIPKEILQHEATHIRQRHSIDLLLIELLRVVFWFNPLLWWYKSSIQLNHEFLADQGVIQHQKESINYQFLLLDYLNGTHHASPQSAINYSLTKKRMLMLSKHPHKRKGLIALLAIPLFALSLFGFSKKESKLVLKENAISSLPAVGIPTQDMTVKATNKQPLIKEHLVQDSRITIQVRGSKLRINGQAVDPSAFAEKLDELTADYSQGALANTSLRLQLQDADEDFLNKLEREYRKTQLYKNDPEKRGLIPPPPPAPPVPQQVALVELPSAPKTPPAPQRIAAPSAPNAPKEPVVIEVLDVPKAPPAPEEVDMEGDIKALADEGAEFYINGKKVSSRKALKAVQNEMRKIKSVCTNRQQQIPRVDIQVKE; encoded by the coding sequence TTGGCCAGTCTTGTGGCTGCACTTCTTTTCCCCACGATTACCTTCTACGAAACTGTAGTGGTCGATCCTGCAACGCTCGATGCAGCTCCATATCAAATCCAGGTTCCAACAACGGAAAGTATGTCGCAACAAGCGCTCTTCTCCTGGAACAAGGTGGCTCTCCTCCTATACCTGATCGGCGTTGCGCTTTTCAGTTGGCGATTGCTCAAAAACCTTCACCAACTATACCTCAAAATAAAAACGTCCGAACAAATACCACAAAAAGAGTTTAACCTGGCTTTAATTCGACAAGACGTGAGTCCTCATTCCTTTCTGCGCTGGATTTTGCTTTCGCGAAAGCAATATTACGCCCGTCAAATCCCGAAAGAGATCCTGCAGCATGAAGCTACGCACATAAGACAACGGCACAGTATTGATCTGCTCTTGATCGAATTGCTTCGAGTAGTTTTCTGGTTCAATCCTTTACTGTGGTGGTACAAATCGAGTATACAATTGAATCATGAGTTTCTGGCCGATCAGGGCGTCATTCAACACCAAAAAGAAAGTATCAATTATCAATTTTTGCTCCTGGACTATCTCAACGGCACTCATCATGCCAGTCCGCAGAGCGCTATCAATTATTCATTAACTAAAAAACGAATGCTCATGTTATCCAAACATCCACACAAAAGAAAAGGCTTAATCGCCTTACTTGCCATCCCATTGTTTGCTCTTAGTCTCTTCGGCTTTAGCAAGAAAGAAAGTAAACTAGTTCTAAAAGAGAATGCTATTTCCTCATTACCGGCAGTCGGAATTCCAACTCAGGATATGACTGTAAAGGCCACTAATAAACAACCCTTAATTAAGGAGCATCTCGTGCAAGATTCCCGCATAACCATTCAAGTGCGCGGCTCAAAACTCCGTATCAATGGCCAAGCTGTTGACCCCTCAGCCTTTGCAGAAAAGTTAGACGAACTCACCGCCGATTATTCTCAAGGTGCATTGGCCAACACTTCTTTGAGACTTCAACTTCAAGATGCAGACGAGGATTTTTTAAACAAGCTGGAGCGGGAGTACCGCAAAACACAATTGTATAAAAATGATCCGGAAAAACGCGGACTCATCCCGCCCCCACCGCCTGCGCCGCCAGTGCCTCAACAGGTAGCGCTGGTTGAATTACCATCAGCTCCTAAAACTCCACCGGCTCCACAAAGGATAGCAGCCCCCTCGGCGCCTAATGCTCCTAAAGAACCGGTCGTTATAGAAGTTCTAGACGTACCCAAAGCCCCTCCTGCTCCAGAAGAAGTGGACATGGAAGGTGACATAAAAGCACTTGCTGATGAAGGAGCTGAGTTCTACATCAATGGAAAAAAGGTCAGCTCCAGAAAAGCGCTGAAAGCAGTTCAAAATGAAATGAGGAAGATCAAAAGTGTTTGCACGAATAGGCAGCAGCAGATTCCGCGAGTTGACATTCAAGTGAAAGAATAG